Below is a genomic region from Dehalococcoides mccartyi.
GAAGCCAAACATTATTACGAAATGGGTATTATTGACCTCCGTGCCATTATCAAGGTACGTGACGGCAAAGGGAATATGCTGGAAACCACTACCGGGCGGATTATATTCAATGATGTCCTGCCCAAGGCTGTAGAGTTTCAGAATATGGACATACCCAAATCCGCCATTAAAAAGATAATCGGACGTTGTTACAAGATACTTTCCAGCCAGGATATGGCTATCATGCTGGACAAGATTAAACAGCTTGGTTTCAAATACGCCACCAGTTCAGGCATTTCTATTGCCATGAGTGATATTTCAGTACCGCGTGAAAAAGCTAAACTGGTAGCCGCTGCTGATGAGCGGACTGCAATTTCCGAAGGGCAGTTTGCCCGCGGTCTTATCACCGAGGATGAACGTTACAATAGTATTATTGAAACGTGGATGGAAACGACTGACCGCATTACGGACGCCATTCAGGCTGGCTTTGACAAACAGGGTTCTGTTTACATGATGGCTAACTCTGGTGCTAAAGGTAACATTTCCCAGATACGCCAGATGGCTGGTCTGCGCGGCCTTATGACTAACCCTTCCGGCCGTATTATCGACTTCCCCATCAAGTCTTCCCTGCGTGAGGGTTTGACTGCCCTTGAGTACTTTATATCTACCCATGGTGCCCGCAAAGGTCTGGCTGATACCGCTTTGCGTACGTCCGGTTCAGGTTATCTGACCCGCCGTCTTATAGACGTAACACAGGATGTTATCATTCTTCAGGAAGACTGCGGCACTTCAAATGGTACCTGGATAGTAGAGCCCAAAGAAAAGGGTATGCTGCCACCGCTGGTTGACCGTGTACTTGGCCGCTGGGCTGCTCATAATGTGGTTCACCCCCAAACCGGCGAAATTATTGTGGAAAACAATGAAGAGATTGACGAAGCTAAGGCCAAGGCTATCGGCGAGGCTGGTATTACCGAGGTCTTTGTGCGTTCTCCTCTTACCTGCGAAGCTACTCACGGCATGTGCCGCCGCTGTTACGGGCGTGACCTTGGCCGTGTCCGTCTGGTAGACATGAATACCGCCGTAGGCATTATTGCCGCCCAGAGTATCGGTGAACCCGGTACCCAGCTGACACTCCGCACCTTCCACACCGGCGGTGTGGTAGGCGTAGATATTACTACCGGTCTTCCCAGAGTTGAAGAACTCTTTGAAGCCCGCCCGCCCAAGGTTCAGTCTATAATCTCTGAGATAGACGGTGCGGTAGAAGTTATTGAAAATGAAAATGGCCGCCATATCCGCATAGCCTCAGATGAGGTCTATCAGGATGAATACGAATTACCTTCCGGCTGGAAGACTCAGGTTCAAAGCGGTCAGTGGGTGGATTCCGGTATGGTACTGGCTTCGCCTGAAATGGAAGGCAAGTCCAAAGCTGTTGTTCAGAGCGACCAGAATGTAGTTGCCAGAGTGGCTGGTGAAGTTTCAGTGGATGGCAATCTGATTACCATCAAGTACAGCGAAAGTGAAGAACGCGAATACGCTATACCTGCCGCCATGCAGATAAAGGTTAAAACCGGGGATAGTGTCCGTGCCGGTCAGCAGCTGACTGACGGCTCTATAAACCCGCAGGATATTCTATCCATTTTGGGCAGGGATGCTGTTCAGAAGTATCTGGTTGAAGAAGTCCAGAAGGTCTACTACTCTCAGGGTGTACATATCAATGATAAGCACATAGAGGTTATTGCCCGCCAGATGCTTATCAAGGTACGTATTGATTCTTCCGGTGATACAGACCTTGTTCCGGGTGAACTGGTGGACAAGTTCCGTTATGAGGATATCAATGCCAAGGTTTTGGCCGAAGGCGGCGAACCGGCAACTGCCCATACCGTGCTTATGGGTATCACCCGTGCCTCACTCAGCACCGAAAGCTGGCTAGCGGCGGCCTCCTTCCAGGAGACCACCCGCGTCCTTACTGATGCCGCCATTTACGGCAAGGTGGACAAGCTGTCCGGCCTTAAGGAAAATGTTATCATAGGCAAGCTTATACCTGCCCAGTGTAAGTCCTGCAAGGAAGCTACAGTTGAAAGAGCGGAACGTATTGCCGCTGCAGCTTCTGCACCCGCTGTGAGCAGTCTGCCGGAAAATTGCCTTTAGGTTCTCTAGTGTTTTTACTATCGTGGCAGAGGGGCTTTTAGCCCCTCTGCTTTTTGTGAGGGATAGTTAGGAGCATACGGTTCTAGCTTATCTCTGTATACTTCACTTTAATGTCACTCCTCCTGCCGTAAATGACTGAGAGAAATTCTTTTGACACCAGACTTTAGAGAGTGTTTTGGAATATTTGTGCTATAATACTTCAAATGTCAGAGGAAAAAGAGCGTCTTATATCCGGGAAACTGGCCGCCGATGATGCCAAGCTGGATACCAGCCTTCGCCCCCGTTGCCTGTCTGATTTTATAGGTCAAAAGCGCCTCAAGGATAATCTTGGGGTAGCCATACAGGCGGCCAAGCAAAGGGGAGAGGCGCTGGACCATGTTTTGCTTTACGGGCCGCCGGGATTAGGGAAAACCACTCTTTCGCATATCATAGCTTTGGAGATGGGGGTGAATATCCGTATTACCTCCGGTCCGGCCATTGAAAGGCAGGGTGATTTGGCAGCTATTCTGACCAATCTGAAGCCCTTTGATATCCTGTTTATAGATGAAATACACCGCCTTAGCCGGAATGTAGAGGAAGTCCTTTATCCGGCTATGGAAGACTACGCACTTGACATAATGGTAGGAAAAGGGCCGGGCGCCAGAAGCCTCAGGCTTAAACTGCCACATTTCACCCTGATAGGGGCGACCACCCGCTATGCCATGCTTTCAGCACCTTTGCGTGATCGTTTCGGTTCTATATTCCGTCTGGATTTTTATGATGAAGAAGCCATATATGATATTGTCCGCCGCTCCGCCCGTATACTAGGGGTGGAAGCAGATGAAAATGGTCTTCATCAGATAGCCTGCCGTTCCCGCGGCACTCCTAGAGTGGCAAACCGTTTGCTTCGGCGGGTGAGGGACTATGCCCAGGTAAAGGGAAACGGGCTGATTACCGGGGATATTGCAGCGGAATCTCTGGCCTGTTTGGAAGTGGATAAATTGGGGCTGGATG
It encodes:
- the rpoC gene encoding DNA-directed RNA polymerase subunit beta', with product MNEVNDFDAIRISLASPDQIRSWSYGEVTKPETINYRTLKPERDGLFCERIFGPIKDFECACGKYKRIRYKGIICDKCGVEIARAKVRRERMGHIELACPVGHIWFTRGIPSRVGLLLNLSTRSLERIIYYSHFIITAVNDEAREKAIKDLEVISSQRVADKGSEVDTKVAQMEAEDATVEAINQVRRDFSAEREQMEEDIQLLIDQLKDLQIGNLLTENQYYELKQRFSNVFEASMGAEALLKLLSYIDMDKERSKLIQETRSTSGQRRKKAGKQLQLVEAFRRSSNKPEWMIMTVLPVLPPDLRPMVQLDGGRFATSDLNDLYRRVINRNNRLQHLMEIGAPEIIIRNEKRMLQEAVDSLIDNGRRGKSVAVNGDHKAKSLSDLLRGKQGRFRQNLLGKRVDYSGRSVIVVGPSLKLSQCGLPRRMALELFKPFVMHRLVRDGLAPNIKSARRLVERARPEVYDILEEVVKERPVMLNRAPTLHRLSIQAFEPVLIDGSALRLHPLVCSAFNADFDGDQMAVHVPLSKAAVKEARETMLSIHNMMLPSSGEPVVSPSLDMVFGCYYLTTTRPGAKGEGKVFSDFEEAKHYYEMGIIDLRAIIKVRDGKGNMLETTTGRIIFNDVLPKAVEFQNMDIPKSAIKKIIGRCYKILSSQDMAIMLDKIKQLGFKYATSSGISIAMSDISVPREKAKLVAAADERTAISEGQFARGLITEDERYNSIIETWMETTDRITDAIQAGFDKQGSVYMMANSGAKGNISQIRQMAGLRGLMTNPSGRIIDFPIKSSLREGLTALEYFISTHGARKGLADTALRTSGSGYLTRRLIDVTQDVIILQEDCGTSNGTWIVEPKEKGMLPPLVDRVLGRWAAHNVVHPQTGEIIVENNEEIDEAKAKAIGEAGITEVFVRSPLTCEATHGMCRRCYGRDLGRVRLVDMNTAVGIIAAQSIGEPGTQLTLRTFHTGGVVGVDITTGLPRVEELFEARPPKVQSIISEIDGAVEVIENENGRHIRIASDEVYQDEYELPSGWKTQVQSGQWVDSGMVLASPEMEGKSKAVVQSDQNVVARVAGEVSVDGNLITIKYSESEEREYAIPAAMQIKVKTGDSVRAGQQLTDGSINPQDILSILGRDAVQKYLVEEVQKVYYSQGVHINDKHIEVIARQMLIKVRIDSSGDTDLVPGELVDKFRYEDINAKVLAEGGEPATAHTVLMGITRASLSTESWLAAASFQETTRVLTDAAIYGKVDKLSGLKENVIIGKLIPAQCKSCKEATVERAERIAAAASAPAVSSLPENCL
- the ruvB gene encoding Holliday junction branch migration DNA helicase RuvB, producing MSEEKERLISGKLAADDAKLDTSLRPRCLSDFIGQKRLKDNLGVAIQAAKQRGEALDHVLLYGPPGLGKTTLSHIIALEMGVNIRITSGPAIERQGDLAAILTNLKPFDILFIDEIHRLSRNVEEVLYPAMEDYALDIMVGKGPGARSLRLKLPHFTLIGATTRYAMLSAPLRDRFGSIFRLDFYDEEAIYDIVRRSARILGVEADENGLHQIACRSRGTPRVANRLLRRVRDYAQVKGNGLITGDIAAESLACLEVDKLGLDEIDHKVLKTIIHKFGGGPVGLETIAAAISEEADTIMDVYEPYLLQLGFLERTPRGRQATRLAYQHLSIPYPADKNTQQGLWAENGT